A stretch of Prunus dulcis chromosome 6, ALMONDv2, whole genome shotgun sequence DNA encodes these proteins:
- the LOC117631756 gene encoding uncharacterized protein LOC117631756 has product MMRRQGQYGDSGVNTYAAAAPMHHMSGQRMEHKSSHFEGRLEAFTPERDNPYASSKSEGQWRWERDGSKGSNPMASHMYNEGQGGDTSRSYFQGQRPDPKLAMEKQNNNDSRSQSHNEDMDLGYEDKPSSQAFEELEQKFLGDIRKLTKEQNDAEDAENARHKEKIGAINAQYEEQLVALRARHASRRDELLRRESNARQHQYQQSVMDRYPNSSMGPSELRGYSGVAASAAGGEGHRAYNTDQYESYRERARFLGGSRDHGFEPRGPYPGGRVYDTGSRYY; this is encoded by the exons ATGATGAGACGGCAGGGGCAGTATGGTGATTCAGGAGTGAACAcatatgctgctgctgctccgATGCATCATATGTCTGGCCAGAGGATGGAGCACAAATCTAGTCATTTTGAAGGACGATTGGAAGCCTTCACTCCAGAGAGGGACAATCCATATGCATCTTCAAAATCAGAGGGCCAATGGAGATGGGAAAGGGATGGATCAAAAGGGTCAAATCCAATGGCATCTCATATGTACAATGAAG GTCAAGGGGGTGATACATCAAGATCCTATTTCCAGGGTCAAAGGCCTGATCCAAAACTTGCCATggagaaacaaaacaacaatgaTTCCCGATCTCAATCTCATAATGAAGATATGGACCTTGGGTATGAGGACAAGCCTTCCTCACAGGCTTTTGAAGAACTTGAGCAGAAATTCCTTGGCGACATTAGGAAACTAACCAAGGAACAGAACGATGCTGAGGATGCAGAAAATGCTAGACACAAAGAG AAAATTGGTGCGATAAATGCTCAGTATGAAGAACAACTAGTAGCACTTCGGGCGCGGCATGCAAGTCGTAGAGACGAATTGCTTCGTAGGGAATCAAATGCCCGGCAGCATCAGTACCAGCAGTCAGTAATGGATCGTTACCCTAACAGCAGCATGGGCCCCTCTGAACTTCGTGGTTACAGTGGAGTTGCAGCCTCAGCTGCTGGTGGCGAAGGGCACCGAGCCTATAATACTGATCAATATGAGTCCTACAGAGAGCGGGCTCGATTTCTTGGAGGTTCTCGTGATCATGGGTTTGAGCCTAGAGGTCCATATCCAGGAGGCCGAGTTTATGATACCGGCTCGCGCTATTACTAA